The following proteins are encoded in a genomic region of Entelurus aequoreus isolate RoL-2023_Sb linkage group LG01, RoL_Eaeq_v1.1, whole genome shotgun sequence:
- the LOC133657647 gene encoding uncharacterized protein LOC133657647: MEVLPNNMVRLETLDGKHKHMMTPYASLKPLRSRTHPGWPKDSSSAPVLPGDAEMLTSSSEEETECHCFTDHTYAGPTSPWKKGLHPDQKQLLEYVLACDRPAMELIVKEGGVCLTREEFWSLGLSRDMDSTGKDVFIAKMYIVPTWKHKDVDPMSSLPRDAHLKDALLFPAWSKHNGPEHYLLCVLRPAKREILLLDSQFALWPSGFGDEVYRAIFRSLYNNPGHSSILATFCSSHVLVLAMVLF, translated from the exons ATGGAGGTTCTTCCAAACAATATGGTTAGGCTGGAGACCCTGGATGGAAAGCACAAGCATATGATGACCCCGTATGCATCACTGAAACCTCTGCGCTCGA GGACTCACCCTGGCTGGCCAAAGGATTCCTCTTCAGCCCCTGTGCTTCCAGGAGATGCTGAAATGCTGACTTCATCATCGGAGGAGGAAACTGAG TGTCATTGTTTCACGGACCATACATATGCTGGCCCCACATCACCCTGGAAAAAGGGGCTGCACCCCGACCAGAAACAACTG CTCGAGTATGTTTTGGCCTGCGATCGTCCAGCTATGGAACTGATCGTTAAAGAGGGAGGGGTGTGTTTAACCCGAGAAGAGTTTTGGTCTCTCGGGTTGTCCAGAGACATGGACTCCACG GGCAAAGATGTCTTCATTGCCAAAATGTATATTGTACCAACGTGGAAGCACAAAGACGTCGATCCAATGTCAAGCCTTCCA AGGGATGCACATCTAAAGGATGCACTCCTCTTCCCAGCGTGGAGCAAGCACAACGGGCCAGAGCATTACCTTCTCTGT GTGTTGAGGCCGGCAAAGAGAGAAATTCTCTTGCTGGACTCTCAGTTTGCCCTTTGGCCATCTGGTTTTGGTGATGAGGTGTACAGAGCCATCTTTAGGTCCCTTTATAATAATCCTGGCCACAGTTCCATTTTGGCCactttttgttccagccatgttctgGTTTTGGCTATGGTTCTGTTCTAG